Proteins from one Sabethes cyaneus chromosome 2, idSabCyanKW18_F2, whole genome shotgun sequence genomic window:
- the LOC128738248 gene encoding OCIA domain-containing protein 1 produces MDRAEHHQVAEVDGQRNALNYQFSPEELKVLQECNREAFYQRSIPFGTVCGLSTWYAVQKGFLKPSARFGAGPKMFVGITIGYFIGKISYQNICADKIMRLPNSRLAEIIRQRRQGGGSVERYLPDQGLGAGSMLSPFGPTSPSDSYTERQMHRSDSLNLDIHVPQYSGLDDSARPTVDSNNTFEEELQLPPGPAVTKTYEELRRQNREEYLKRQQAPYRSPILDDQPPIRREPERPKQDEPPQQPQVKNKYGDAWSQ; encoded by the exons atggATCGAGCGGAGCACCACCAAGTAGCGGAAGTAGATGGCCAGCGCAACGCTTTG AATTATCAATTTTCACCGGAAGAGCTGAAAGTTCTTCAGGAATGCAACCGGGAGGCATTTTATCAGCGGTCGATTCCGTTCGGAACCGTTTGCGGTCTCAGCACCTGGTATGCCGTTCAGAAAGGTTTCCTTAAG CCCAGTGCCCGTTTCGGAGCCGGtccgaaaatgtttgttggaaTAACCATCGGTTACTTTATCGGGAAAATCAGCTATCAGAATATATGTGCCGACAAAATTATGCGTCTCCCCAATTCACGTCTTGCGGAAATCATTCGTCAACGAAGGCAAGGAGGAGGCAGCGTTGAAAGATA TTTGCCTGATCAAGGACTTGGAGCGGGAAGTATGCTGTCTCCGTTTGGTCCAACTTCACCGAGTGATAGCTATACCGAGAGGCAAATGCATCGCTCGGATTCGTTGAACCTCGACATTCATGTTCCCCAATACTCTGGCTTGGATGATAGTGCTCGACCTACCGTAGATT CTAACAATACTTTCGAGGAGGAACTTCAACTGCCACCGGGTCCAGCAGTGACAAAAACTTACGAAGAATTGCGACGGCAGAACCGTGAAGAGTACCTCAAGCGACAGCAAGCTCCGTATCGGTCACCGATTTTGGACGACCAGCCACCGATTAGACGCGAACCGGAACGGCCGAAGCAGGACGAGCCGCCGCAACAGCCGCAGGTGAAAAATAAGTACGGCGATGCTTGGTCCCAATAA
- the LOC128738239 gene encoding bromodomain-containing protein homolog isoform X1, whose translation MGLDFEVQDYIKTLNKNSPPFKCPKCDKKYKSVIGLQYHLNNYDHDHPSPVVAGATATPTSAAAETPPVKSPSKSKSRNNADTPAASSGKLDAAVETPVRAPKNNNNSKRSQKKKVGVTPKNKNKAQSAVSRESLTYVEAENLVKIEFGGKSINLSVEDEFALISMEEHKQRMNDPDLELLAVPPPMEPEVKLPEGIFKEIDDYTICDAPVRPNAYIRFIEKSSEELDGEVEYDVDEEDTTWLAIMNERRAAQNLCPVAVDSLELLMDRLEKESYFQAAATGQNGAIVDDDAVCCICMDGECQNTNVILFCDMCNLAVHQDCYGVPYIPEGQWLCRRCLQSPSRSVDCVLCPNTGGAFKQTDNGQWAHVVCALWIPEVRFANTVFLEPIDSIEMIPPARWRLVCYICKQKGMGACIQCNRNSCYAAFHVTCAQQAGLCMRMDQVRGNDTHPVVVQKTAYCDAHTPVNAFSSPGESGGELDAREVCREKMKKARKMLAIKRTTAPVILIPTIPPNRIEEISSLVNIAKKPQFIQRLIAYWTLKRQHRNGVPLLRRLQSAGQTQGGPGGRDKTDGSPDARELYQQLKYWQCLRQDLERARLLCELVRKREKLKLVLIKTNEQCTMAQLNPIESVLHRILDQLEAKDIQEIFREPVDTDEVADYLTVVKHPMDLGTMRTKLKTGFYTSIEDLESEFALMIQNCLTYNNKDTIFYRAGVKMRDAGTIIFRTIRKELERAGILEKHHPPPPVVSPAAAEDSLLNDIEAELGLLVKEPPTQALIDKLQQQVTKAGGIKHGLTRSKKVKYIRNEIAKIKRAIAKEPPEKPSAPVEKSPMDVVAKKAEPAATTKSPKLQTPPTSPLKILNNSPSPSGVNRRTAVLFTRKAQAALKKPETPSKEEAAIAETTELLQKTAKKATRGKRGSSAKSKAGSGGPSIGGGGSGGGGGSGESGFLSLPGPSRSSKSSDSADKKTFEAIPDSFRVYRGGQDREISDSDDSNLSFTGSTCSSCSGFSGSGTESEFGSSSMDDDQSFCDSEMSTSETEAFPEKPLLEPLKLVWAKCRGYPWYPALIIDPEIPNGFVHNGVPLPAPPADVLALKANYDEPVFLVLFFDVKRTWQWLPANKLELLGVNKELDQNKLIESRKPTERKAVNKAYQEALHYHSQVSSADGPAGKL comes from the exons ATGGGTCTCGATTTTGAGGTGCAGGACTACATCAAAACCCTCAACAAGAACTCACCCCCGTTTAAATGTCCAAAGTGcgataaaaaatacaaatcagTGATCGGGCTGCAGTACCATTTGAACAATTACGACCATGACCATCCGTCGCCGGTGGTTGCTGGTGCGACAGCAACACCTACGTCTGCCGCAGCTGAAACTCCCCCGGTGAAATCTCCGTCTAAAAGTAAGAGCCGAAACAATGCTGATACTCCTGCCGCCAGCAGCGGCAAATTGGATGCAGCAGTCGAAACGCCAGTGCGTGCaccaaaaaacaacaacaacagtaagAGAAGCCAGAAGAAGAAAGTTGGAGTTActccaaaaaataaaaacaaagccCAATCGGCGGTGTCTAGGGAATCGCTGACCTACGTCGAAGCGGAGAATTTGGTGAAGATTGAGTTCGGTGGGAAGAGTATAAATTTATCGGTGGAAGATGAGTTTGCCCTAATTAGCATGGAAGAGCACAAGCAGCGGATGAACGATCCGGATCTTGAACTGCTGGCGGTTCCACCGCCAATGGAACCGGAAGTGAAGTTGCCGGAAG gaattttcaaagaaattgATGACTACACAATTTGTGATGCACCGGTTAGACCGAATGCCTATATCCGGTTTATTGAGAAAAGTTCGGAGGAACTAGACGGTGAGGTGGAGTACGATGTTGACGAGGAAGACACCACCTGGTTGGCCATTATGAACGAGCGCCGTGCAGCTCAAAACCTGTGCCCGGTAGCGGTTGATTCGCTGGAATTATTGATGGATCGACTGGAGAAAGAATCCTACTTCCAGGCAGCGGCTACCGGTCAAAACGGGGCCATTGTGGATGACGATGCTGTCTGCTGTATTTGTATGGATGGCGAATGTCAGAATACGAACGTGATTTTGTTCTGCGATATGTGTAATTTGGCGGTTCACCAGGATTGTTACGGTGTTCCGTATATTCCGGAGGGGCAGTGGCTCTGCCGGAGGTGTCTTCAAAGTCCCAGCCGTTCGGTGGATTGTGTGCTGTGTCCTAATACAGGTGGAGCTTTTAAGCAAACGGATAATGGCCAGTGGGCGCATGTCGTTTGTGCTTTATGGATTCCGGAAGTTCGATTCGCTAACACAGTATTCCTGGAGCCTATCGATTCGATAGAAATGATTCCGCCAGCACGCTGGCGGTTAGTCTGCTATATCTGCAAGCAGAAAGGAATGGGAGCGTGTATTCAATGTAATCGGAATTCTTGCTATGCTGCTTTTCACGTAACTTGCGCCCAGCAGGCTGGACTGTGCATGCGCATGGACCAAGTTCGTGGCAACGACACACATCCGGTCGTGGTGCAGAAGACAGCCTACTGTGATGCTCACACGCCGGTCAATGCATTTTCCTCTCCGGGAGAATCTGGTGGGGAACTTGACGCAAGGGAAGTTTGCcgagaaaaaatgaagaaagctCGTAAAATGTTAGCCATCAAGCGAACCACCGCTCCGGTCATCCTCATCCCGACGATCCCACCGAATCGAATTGAAGAAATTTCCTCGCTTGTCAACATCGCCAAAAAGCCGCAATTTATTCAACGTTTGATAGCCTACTGGACGCTGAAACGCCAGCACCGTAATGGAGTTCCGTTGCTGCGGCGGCTTCAGAGCGCCGGACAAACGCAGGGTGGCCCTGGAGGTCGTGATAAAACTGACGGCTCACCTGATGCTCGTGAGCTCTATCAACAACTTAAGTATTGGCAGTGTTTACGACAAGACTTGGAACGTGCACGGCTTCTATGCGAGCTGGTTCGCAAACGGGAGAAGCTTAAACTGGTATTGATTAAAACCAACGAACAGTGTACTATGGCACAGCTCAACCCAATCGAGTCGGTGTTGCATCGTATCCTCGATCAATTGGAAGCAAAGGATATTCAGGAAATTTTCAGAGAACCGGTCGACACGGATGAGGTTGCGGACTATTTGACCGTAGTCAAACATCCAATGGATTTGGGAACCATGCGTACGAAGTTAAAAACTGGTTTTTACACTAGCATTGAAGATCTGGAGTCAGAGTTTGCTCTAATGATTCAAAACTGCTTGACGTATAACAATAAAGACACTATATTCTATCGTGCTGGAGTTAAGATGAGAGATGCCGGAACAATCATATTCCGCACGATCCGCAAGGAACTGGAACGGGCTGGCATACTGGAGAAACATCATCCTCCACCGCCAGTCGTCTCACCGGCAGCCGCAGAGGATTCGCTGCTGAACGACATCGAAGCAGAGCTGGGTCTCCTGGTGAAGGAACCACCCACTCAGGCGCTGATCGATAAACTGCAGCAGCAGGTCACGAAAGCCGGTGGCATAAAGCACGGACTGACGCGCTCCAAAAAGGTCAAGTACATCCGAAACGAAATTGCGAAAATCAAACGAGCCATCGCCAAGGAACCACCGGAGAAACCAAGTGCT CCCGTAGAAAAATCTCCGATGGACGTCGTCGCTAAAAAGGCAGAACCAGCAGCTACGACGAAGTCGCCGAAGCTGCAAACTCCACCGACCAGTCCGTTGAAAATTCTGAACAACAGTCCGTCACCGTCGGGAGTTAATCGGCG AACGGCAGTCCTATTCACGCGCAAAGCGCAGGCAGCACTGAAGAAGCCGGAAACGCCCTCGAAGGAGGAGGCAGCCATCGCCGAGACAACCGAGCTGTTGCAAAAAACCGCCAAGAAAGCGACCCGCGGCAAGCGTGGCAGCTCGGCAAAATCCAAAGCTGGCTCGGGCGGGCCATCAATCGGTGGCGGTGGTagtggaggaggaggaggatcgGGAGAGTCCGGATTTCTCAGTTTGCCGGGACCTTCCCGAAGCAGCAAGTCGTCCGATTCGGCGGACAAGAAAACGTTCGAAGCCATCCCGGACAGTTTCCGGGTGTATCGGGGAGGACAGGATCGGGAAATATCAGATTCGGATGATAGTAATCTCAGCTTCACAGGAAGTACGTGCAGCAGTTGCAGTGGATTCAGTGGCAGTGGAACCGAGTCGGAATTTGG TAGTTCCAGCATGGATGATGATCAGTCGTTCTGCGATTCGGAGATGTCCACCAGTGAAACGGAAGCCTTTCCGGAGAAGCCGTTGCTAGAACCACTGAAGTTGGTTTGGGCTAAGTGTCGTGGCTATCCGTGGTATCCAGCGCTGATCATCGATCCGGAAATTCCGAACGGATTCGTTCATAATGGCGTGCCATTGCCAGCTCCGCCGGCGGACGTTCTCGCTCTTAAAGCAAACTACGACGAACCGGTATTCCTAGTGCTATTTTTCGATGTCAAGCGAACTTGGCAGTGGCTACCGGCCAACAAGTTGGAACTTTTGGGTGTCAACAAAGAACTAGATCAAAATAAATTGATAGAATCGAGAAAACCAACGGAGCGAAAGGCCGTCAACAAGGCGTACCAGGAGGCGCTGCACTATCACAGTCAGGTCTCCAGTGCGGATGGTCCGGCCGGAAAACTGTGA
- the LOC128738239 gene encoding bromodomain-containing protein homolog isoform X2, with product MGLDFEVQDYIKTLNKNSPPFKCPKCDKKYKSVIGLQYHLNNYDHDHPSPVVAGATATPTSAAAETPPVKSPSKSKSRNNADTPAASSGKLDAAVETPVRAPKNNNNSKRSQKKKVGVTPKNKNKAQSAVSRESLTYVEAENLVKIEFGGKSINLSVEDEFALISMEEHKQRMNDPDLELLAVPPPMEPEVKLPEGIFKEIDDYTICDAPVRPNAYIRFIEKSSEELDGEVEYDVDEEDTTWLAIMNERRAAQNLCPVAVDSLELLMDRLEKESYFQAAATGQNGAIVDDDAVCCICMDGECQNTNVILFCDMCNLAVHQDCYGVPYIPEGQWLCRRCLQSPSRSVDCVLCPNTGGAFKQTDNGQWAHVVCALWIPEVRFANTVFLEPIDSIEMIPPARWRLVCYICKQKGMGACIQCNRNSCYAAFHVTCAQQAGLCMRMDQVRGNDTHPVVVQKTAYCDAHTPVNAFSSPGESGGELDAREVCREKMKKARKMLAIKRTTAPVILIPTIPPNRIEEISSLVNIAKKPQFIQRLIAYWTLKRQHRNGVPLLRRLQSAGQTQGGPGGRDKTDGSPDARELYQQLKYWQCLRQDLERARLLCELVRKREKLKLVLIKTNEQCTMAQLNPIESVLHRILDQLEAKDIQEIFREPVDTDEVADYLTVVKHPMDLGTMRTKLKTGFYTSIEDLESEFALMIQNCLTYNNKDTIFYRAGVKMRDAGTIIFRTIRKELERAGILEKHHPPPPVVSPAAAEDSLLNDIEAELGLLVKEPPTQALIDKLQQQVTKAGGIKHGLTRSKKVKYIRNEIAKIKRAIAKEPPEKPSAPVEKSPMDVVAKKAEPAATTKSPKLQTPPTSPLKILNNSPSPSGVNRRTAVLFTRKAQAALKKPETPSKEEAAIAETTELLQKTAKKATRGKRGSSAKSKAGSGGPSIGGGGSGGGGGSGESGFLSLPGPSRSSKSSDSADKKTFEAIPDSFRVYRGGQDREISDSDDSNLSFTGSTCSSCSGFSGSGTESEFGSSMDDDQSFCDSEMSTSETEAFPEKPLLEPLKLVWAKCRGYPWYPALIIDPEIPNGFVHNGVPLPAPPADVLALKANYDEPVFLVLFFDVKRTWQWLPANKLELLGVNKELDQNKLIESRKPTERKAVNKAYQEALHYHSQVSSADGPAGKL from the exons ATGGGTCTCGATTTTGAGGTGCAGGACTACATCAAAACCCTCAACAAGAACTCACCCCCGTTTAAATGTCCAAAGTGcgataaaaaatacaaatcagTGATCGGGCTGCAGTACCATTTGAACAATTACGACCATGACCATCCGTCGCCGGTGGTTGCTGGTGCGACAGCAACACCTACGTCTGCCGCAGCTGAAACTCCCCCGGTGAAATCTCCGTCTAAAAGTAAGAGCCGAAACAATGCTGATACTCCTGCCGCCAGCAGCGGCAAATTGGATGCAGCAGTCGAAACGCCAGTGCGTGCaccaaaaaacaacaacaacagtaagAGAAGCCAGAAGAAGAAAGTTGGAGTTActccaaaaaataaaaacaaagccCAATCGGCGGTGTCTAGGGAATCGCTGACCTACGTCGAAGCGGAGAATTTGGTGAAGATTGAGTTCGGTGGGAAGAGTATAAATTTATCGGTGGAAGATGAGTTTGCCCTAATTAGCATGGAAGAGCACAAGCAGCGGATGAACGATCCGGATCTTGAACTGCTGGCGGTTCCACCGCCAATGGAACCGGAAGTGAAGTTGCCGGAAG gaattttcaaagaaattgATGACTACACAATTTGTGATGCACCGGTTAGACCGAATGCCTATATCCGGTTTATTGAGAAAAGTTCGGAGGAACTAGACGGTGAGGTGGAGTACGATGTTGACGAGGAAGACACCACCTGGTTGGCCATTATGAACGAGCGCCGTGCAGCTCAAAACCTGTGCCCGGTAGCGGTTGATTCGCTGGAATTATTGATGGATCGACTGGAGAAAGAATCCTACTTCCAGGCAGCGGCTACCGGTCAAAACGGGGCCATTGTGGATGACGATGCTGTCTGCTGTATTTGTATGGATGGCGAATGTCAGAATACGAACGTGATTTTGTTCTGCGATATGTGTAATTTGGCGGTTCACCAGGATTGTTACGGTGTTCCGTATATTCCGGAGGGGCAGTGGCTCTGCCGGAGGTGTCTTCAAAGTCCCAGCCGTTCGGTGGATTGTGTGCTGTGTCCTAATACAGGTGGAGCTTTTAAGCAAACGGATAATGGCCAGTGGGCGCATGTCGTTTGTGCTTTATGGATTCCGGAAGTTCGATTCGCTAACACAGTATTCCTGGAGCCTATCGATTCGATAGAAATGATTCCGCCAGCACGCTGGCGGTTAGTCTGCTATATCTGCAAGCAGAAAGGAATGGGAGCGTGTATTCAATGTAATCGGAATTCTTGCTATGCTGCTTTTCACGTAACTTGCGCCCAGCAGGCTGGACTGTGCATGCGCATGGACCAAGTTCGTGGCAACGACACACATCCGGTCGTGGTGCAGAAGACAGCCTACTGTGATGCTCACACGCCGGTCAATGCATTTTCCTCTCCGGGAGAATCTGGTGGGGAACTTGACGCAAGGGAAGTTTGCcgagaaaaaatgaagaaagctCGTAAAATGTTAGCCATCAAGCGAACCACCGCTCCGGTCATCCTCATCCCGACGATCCCACCGAATCGAATTGAAGAAATTTCCTCGCTTGTCAACATCGCCAAAAAGCCGCAATTTATTCAACGTTTGATAGCCTACTGGACGCTGAAACGCCAGCACCGTAATGGAGTTCCGTTGCTGCGGCGGCTTCAGAGCGCCGGACAAACGCAGGGTGGCCCTGGAGGTCGTGATAAAACTGACGGCTCACCTGATGCTCGTGAGCTCTATCAACAACTTAAGTATTGGCAGTGTTTACGACAAGACTTGGAACGTGCACGGCTTCTATGCGAGCTGGTTCGCAAACGGGAGAAGCTTAAACTGGTATTGATTAAAACCAACGAACAGTGTACTATGGCACAGCTCAACCCAATCGAGTCGGTGTTGCATCGTATCCTCGATCAATTGGAAGCAAAGGATATTCAGGAAATTTTCAGAGAACCGGTCGACACGGATGAGGTTGCGGACTATTTGACCGTAGTCAAACATCCAATGGATTTGGGAACCATGCGTACGAAGTTAAAAACTGGTTTTTACACTAGCATTGAAGATCTGGAGTCAGAGTTTGCTCTAATGATTCAAAACTGCTTGACGTATAACAATAAAGACACTATATTCTATCGTGCTGGAGTTAAGATGAGAGATGCCGGAACAATCATATTCCGCACGATCCGCAAGGAACTGGAACGGGCTGGCATACTGGAGAAACATCATCCTCCACCGCCAGTCGTCTCACCGGCAGCCGCAGAGGATTCGCTGCTGAACGACATCGAAGCAGAGCTGGGTCTCCTGGTGAAGGAACCACCCACTCAGGCGCTGATCGATAAACTGCAGCAGCAGGTCACGAAAGCCGGTGGCATAAAGCACGGACTGACGCGCTCCAAAAAGGTCAAGTACATCCGAAACGAAATTGCGAAAATCAAACGAGCCATCGCCAAGGAACCACCGGAGAAACCAAGTGCT CCCGTAGAAAAATCTCCGATGGACGTCGTCGCTAAAAAGGCAGAACCAGCAGCTACGACGAAGTCGCCGAAGCTGCAAACTCCACCGACCAGTCCGTTGAAAATTCTGAACAACAGTCCGTCACCGTCGGGAGTTAATCGGCG AACGGCAGTCCTATTCACGCGCAAAGCGCAGGCAGCACTGAAGAAGCCGGAAACGCCCTCGAAGGAGGAGGCAGCCATCGCCGAGACAACCGAGCTGTTGCAAAAAACCGCCAAGAAAGCGACCCGCGGCAAGCGTGGCAGCTCGGCAAAATCCAAAGCTGGCTCGGGCGGGCCATCAATCGGTGGCGGTGGTagtggaggaggaggaggatcgGGAGAGTCCGGATTTCTCAGTTTGCCGGGACCTTCCCGAAGCAGCAAGTCGTCCGATTCGGCGGACAAGAAAACGTTCGAAGCCATCCCGGACAGTTTCCGGGTGTATCGGGGAGGACAGGATCGGGAAATATCAGATTCGGATGATAGTAATCTCAGCTTCACAGGAAGTACGTGCAGCAGTTGCAGTGGATTCAGTGGCAGTGGAACCGAGTCGGAATTTGG TTCCAGCATGGATGATGATCAGTCGTTCTGCGATTCGGAGATGTCCACCAGTGAAACGGAAGCCTTTCCGGAGAAGCCGTTGCTAGAACCACTGAAGTTGGTTTGGGCTAAGTGTCGTGGCTATCCGTGGTATCCAGCGCTGATCATCGATCCGGAAATTCCGAACGGATTCGTTCATAATGGCGTGCCATTGCCAGCTCCGCCGGCGGACGTTCTCGCTCTTAAAGCAAACTACGACGAACCGGTATTCCTAGTGCTATTTTTCGATGTCAAGCGAACTTGGCAGTGGCTACCGGCCAACAAGTTGGAACTTTTGGGTGTCAACAAAGAACTAGATCAAAATAAATTGATAGAATCGAGAAAACCAACGGAGCGAAAGGCCGTCAACAAGGCGTACCAGGAGGCGCTGCACTATCACAGTCAGGTCTCCAGTGCGGATGGTCCGGCCGGAAAACTGTGA